The DNA segment ACGACGGGCCCGCCCGCCGCCGCGCCGCCCGGGCGGAGCGCGTCGCTGCCCTGGGTGCCGAGCGCCAGTTCCAGGGCGGTGAGCCGGTGGCAGCGGCCGTCCGCGGCGTAGGCCGCCGTGGTCTCGCCCAGCACGCGCGCGGCGCGCCAGCCGAGTGCGGCGACGCGGACATAGGTGCCGGTGCCGACCGTGTCCCGTACCGCCAGGGGCAGCGGTGGGACGCCGAGGTCCTCGCTGCGCACCAGGGCCAGTCCCAGCTCCGGCAGTGCGGTGATCGCGTCGGGCCCGGCGCAGCATGTCCGGCCGTCCGCTGCGGACAGCACGGCTCCGGTGAGGCCGGCGATCACCTCATGGCTGGTCACCACCGTGCCCCGGTCATCGGCGACGAAGCCGGTGCCCCGCGGCCGTCCCGCCGGATCGCAGATGCGTACCAGCGTCTCCCGGTCCCCGCTTCCCATGGATCCGACCGTAGGCGCGCGGTGATCGCCGGAAGAGGACACCGGCCGAAGGCGCCCCCCTGCGCTCCCGGCATTCACTCCGAGCGCCTGGCCGAACGAGTGAATCCCGGGGCCGGGATGGACAGACCCCCTGCGAGGGGGATCGTGGAGCGGGCAAGCGGCCCTGCCCGCTCCACGGTGGGTCAGCCGAAGACGGCAAGGCTCTTCGCCTTGCCGTTCTCCTCCTCGACCAGGGCGAGGAGCCGCTCGTCGGGACCGAAGGCGGCCACGGCCCCGGCGGGGTAGCCGGGCATGTCGAGCCGGACTCCGTTGAGCAGCAGCCTGGCCCGCCTCTCGTCCACGTCCCAGCGCGGGAACGCGGCGGCGGCGGCGTCCGCGGCCGGCATCACCGTCAGCTCCTCCTGGAGCTGGTCCAGGGTCCGGGCCGTGTCGAGCCCGTACGGGCCGACCCGGGTCCGGCGCAGCGCCGTCAGGTGGCCGCCGACCCCGGTGGCCGCGCCGAGGTCACGGGCGATGGCGCGGATGTACGTGCCGGAGGAGCAGACCACCGAGACGACCAGGTCGACGACGGGCGTCCCGTCGTCGGCGACGGCCGGACGGACGTCGTACACCCGGAACGAGGAGACGGTCACCGGGCGGGCCGGGATGTCGAACTCCTCGCCGCCGCGCACCCGCGCGTACGAACGCTTGCCGTCGATCTTGATGGCGCTGACCTTGGACGGCACCTGCATGAGGGCACCGGTCTGCTGCGCCACCCCGGCGTCGATGGCTTCCCGGGTCACCGCCGACGCGTCGGCGGACGAGGTGATCTCGCCCTCGGCGTCGTCCGTGACGGTGTTCTGGCCGAGCCGGATCGTACCGAGGTACTCCTTCTCGGTCAGCGCGAGGTGGCCGAGCATCTTGGTGGCCTTCTCGACCCCGAGGACGAGCACGCCCGTGGCCATCGGGTCGAGGGTGCCCGCGTGGCCGACGCGGCGGGTCTTCGCGATCCCGCGCATCTTGGCCACGACGTCGTGCGAAGTGAAGCCGGACGGCTTGTCGACGATGACAAGGCCGTCCGGCACGGTGTTCAGCTGTGTCATGCGGAGGCGTTGTCCCCGTCGTCGTCGCCGGACGCCGCGGCCTCGTCGGCCTCGTCCTCCGGCTTGCGGTACGGGTCGGCGCCACCGGCGTACGCGGCGCCGGAAGACGCCTCGCGCACCTTGGCGTCCGACGCCCTGGCCCGGTCGAGGAGGTCCTCGATCGCCTTGGCGCTCTCCGGCAGGGCGTCCGCCACGAAGGCGAGGGTGGGGGTGAACTTCGTCCCCGCCGCCGCGCCGACCGCCGAGCGCAGGATGCCCTTGGCGCTCTCCAGACCGGCTGCCGCGCTCGCCCGCTCCTCGTCGTCCCCGTAGACCGTGTAGAAGACCGTGGCCTCCCGCAGGTCACCGGTGACGCGGGTGTCCGTGATGGTCACGTGCGTGCCCAGACGGGGGTCCTTGATGCCGCGCTGCAGTTTCTCGGCGACCACCTCCTGGATGAGGTCCGCCAGCTTTTTCGCCCGCGCGTTGTCGGCCACTGGTCCTTCTCCTTCTCGAGCCTTGCTCAATCGTCTTCGTCGCCGTGCAGCCGCCGTCGTACGGACAGCAGCTCCACCTCGGGCCGGGCGGCGACAAGTCGCTCGCACCGGTCGAGTACATCAGTGAGATGCTCCGTCCCGCCGGACACCACGGCGAGGCCGATCCTGGCCCTGCGGTGCAGATCCTGGTCGCCGACCTCGGCCGCACTCACCGCGAACCTGCGCTGGAGTTCGGCCACGATGGGCCGGACGACGGAGCGTTTCTCCTTCAGCGACCGTACGTCGCCGAGCAGGAGATCGAAGGACAGTGTCCCTACAAACATGCATGTCCGGATGTCCCGCCGGTTCGGGGTCGCGCCCCGCCAACCGCTTGGCAGGGACACCAGAACCGTACACGCAACGGCCGGGGCCGCTCGACGGATATAACTCCCGCCGAGCGGCCCCGACCACTGCACTCCAGGGGCTTCACCCCGGGGTACGGATCAACCGCGATACGGATCAGCCGCGGGGCTTCTCGCGCATCTCGTACGTCGCGATGACGTCGTCGATCTTGATGTCGTTGAAGTTGCCGAGGTTGATACCACCCTCGAACCCTTCGCGGATCTCGGTGACGTCGTCCTTGAAGCGGCGCAGACCGGAGATGTTGAGGTTCTCCGCGATGACCTTGCCGTCGCGGAGCAGGCGCGCCTTCGTGTTGCGCTTGACCTCGCCGGAGCGGACCAGCACACCGGCGATGTTGCCCAGCTTGGACGAGCGGAAGATCTCGCGGATCTCCGCCGTGCCGAGCTCGACCTCTTCGTACTCCGGCTTGAGCATGCCCTTGAGGGCCGCTTCGATCTCTTCGATCGCCTGGTAGATGACCGAGTAGTACCGGACGTCCACGCCTTCGCGCTCGGCCATCTGCGCGGCACGCCCTGCGGCGCGCACGTTGAAGCCGATCACGATGGCGTCGGAGCCGGTCGCCAGGTCGATGTCCGACTCGGTGACCGCACCCACACCGCGGTGCAGGACCCGGATGTCGACCTCTTCGCCGACGTCGAGCTGGAGCAGCGAGGACTCGAGAGCCTCCACCGAACCGGACGCGTCGCCCTTGATGATGAGGTTGAGCTCCTGGACCAGACCGGCCTTGAGCGCCTCGTCCAGGTTCTCCAGGGAGAACCGGACGCCCTTGCGGGCGAAGTTGGCGTTGCGCTCACGGGCGGCACGCTTCTCGGCGATCTGACGGGCCGTACGGTCCTCGTCGACCACCAGGAAGTTGTCGCCGGCACCCGGGACGTTGGTGAGACCCAGCACGAGGACGGGGGTCGAGGGACCCGCTTCCTCGAGGTTGTTGCCGTTGTCGTCGAGCATCGCCCGGACCCGGCCGTACGCGTCGCCGACCACCATCGTGTCGCCGATGCGCAGCGTGCCGCGCTGGACCAGGACCGTCGAGACGGCACCGCGGCCCTTGTCCAGGTGGGACTCGATCGCAATACCCTGCGCGTCCTGCTCCGGGTTGGCCCGCAGGTCGAGCGAGGCGTCCGCGGTCAGGACCACGGCCTCCAGGAGGGAGTCGATGTTGAGTCCCTGCTTGGCGGAGATGTCGACGAACATCGTGTCGCCGCCGTACTCCTCGGCCACCAGACCGAACTCGGTGAGCTGACCGCGCACCTTGGTCGGGTCGGCACCCTCGACGTCGATCTTGTTGACCGCGACGACGATCGGTACACCGGCCGCCTTGACGTGGTTCAGCGCCTCGATCGTCTGGGGCATCACACCGTCGTTCGCCGCCACCACGAGGATCGCGATGTCGGTGGACTTCGCACCACGGGCACGCATGGCGGTGAACGCCTCGTGGCCCGGGGTGTCGATGAAGGTGATCCGGCGGTCCTCGCCGTTGACCTCGGAGGAGACCTGGTAGGCACCGATGTGCTGCGTGATGCCGCCGGCCTCGCCCGCGATGACGTTCGTCTTGCGGATCGCGTCGAGCAGCCGGGTCTTACCGTGGTCGACGTGACCCATGACGGTGACGACCGGCGGGCGCGAGACGAGAGCCTCTTCGCCGCCCTCGTCCTCGCCGAACTCGATGTCGAAGGACTCGAGCAGCTCGCGGTCCTCCTCCTCCGGGCTGACGATCTCCAGGACGTAGTTCATCTCGTCCGCGAGGAGCTTCAGCGTCTCGTCGGAGACGGACTGCGTGGCCGTGACCATCTCGCCGAGGTTCATCATCACGGCGACGAGCGACGCCGGGTTGGCGTTGATCTTCTCCGCGAAGTCGGTGAGGGAGGCACCGCGCGACAGCCGGACGGCCTGTCCGTTGCCGCGGGGCAGCATGACGCCGCCCACCGACGGGGCCTGCATGGCCTCGTACTCCTGGCGCCTCTGCCTCTTCGACTTGCGGCCACGGCGGGCGGGCCCGCCGGGACGGCCGAAGGCACCCTGTGTGCCGCCGCGGCCACCGGGGCCGCCGGGACGGCCCGCGAAACCGGGACGTCCGCCGAAGCCACCACCGGGAGCACCGCCGCCGGGACGGCCGCCGAAGCCACCGCCGCCGCCGGGACGACCGCCGCCGCCGGGACCTGCCGGACGGCCGGCGAAGCCGCCGCCGCCCGGACGGGCGCCGCCGCCGGGACGGCCCGCGCCGCCACCGGGACCACGACCGCCACCGCCGGGACCGCCACCGGGACGGGGGCTGGCAGCCGGACGCTGCGGCATCATGCCGGGGTTGGGACGGTTACCGCTGGGGGCGCCGCCGGGACGCGGGGCACCGCCCTGCGGACGGGGCATGCCGCCGGGGCTGGGACGTGCGCCGCCCTGGCCCTGGGGACGCGGAGCGCCACCGGGACCACCCTGCGGACGCGGGCCGCCGGGGCGGTCCTGGCCGCCGCCGGGACGCGGGGCGCCACCGGGACGGGGTGCCTGCGGGCGGGCCATACCGGTGGAGCCACCGGAGGTGAACGGGTTGTTGCCCGGACGGGGACCGGACGGACGGTTGCCGCCGGGGCGCGGGGCGCCCTGGCCGGCCGGCCGTGCCGGACGCTCGCCGCCGCGGCCACCGTCACGCTGACCGCCGGCCGGGGCCGGACGGGCGTTGGTGGGACGGGGACCCGGGGTCGCGCCCGAGGGACGCGGGGTCTGCGGCGCCGCCGGCTGGGCCGGGGCGGGCGCCGAGAACTCGGCTGCCGGGACCGGAGCCGCCGGAGCGGGTTTGGCCGCGGGCTTGGGGCCCGGACGCGGACCCGGGGCGGCCGGAGACGGCGCCGAGGGGGTGCTGGGAGCGCTGCTCTGCGGAGCCTCGGCGGCTGCCGGCTTGGGGGCCGGGACACCGGGCTTCGGGGCAGCGGGACGGGCCGCGGCGGCCGGGGACGGCGCCGCGGGCGTGGAACCCGCACGGGGTGCGGGAGAGGGCGCGGCCTTGCGGGGCGCGCCGGGCTTGGCAGCGGACTTGCCGGCGTTGCCGCCGGGCCCCTGCAAAGCGTCAGTCAACTTGCGTACAACCGGCGCCTCGATCGTCGAGGACGCCGAACGTACGAACTCACCGAGTTCTTGGAGCTTGGCCATGACGACCTTGCTCTCAACTCCGAACTCCTTGGCGAGTTCGTATACCCGGACCTTAGCCACTTCGCTCCTTTTAGGTCCGGGTTACCGCCGGACCGTCGCTACTTCATGGGCGTACTCATCGCGTACTCATCGAGTGCTCATCGCAATCTCGACCTACTTCCAACTCGCGAGGTACCTGACCGCACGGGGACCCGTGCCGTTCACTTATTACGGTGCTGCTATTACGGTGCTGCCTGCCCGACGTACTGGGTCAGCTCCGCGCTGTCGAGCGGCCCCCTGGCCTTGAAGGCCCTGGAGAACGCCCGGCGGCGGACCGCCAGGTCGAGGCAGACCGGGGCGGGGTGCAGATACGCACCCCGGCCGGGCAGCGTACCGCGCGGATCAGGGACGCATCTGCCCCCGACCACGACGATGCGCAGCAGTTCGCTCTTGACCGTCCGCTCCCGGCATCCCACGCAGGTTCGCTCAGGGCACGCTCGGTCGACTGTCCGGCCAGACACGTTTAAGTCTACCTCCCCGTAACGACC comes from the Streptomyces sp. NBC_01471 genome and includes:
- the infB gene encoding translation initiation factor IF-2 gives rise to the protein MAKVRVYELAKEFGVESKVVMAKLQELGEFVRSASSTIEAPVVRKLTDALQGPGGNAGKSAAKPGAPRKAAPSPAPRAGSTPAAPSPAAAARPAAPKPGVPAPKPAAAEAPQSSAPSTPSAPSPAAPGPRPGPKPAAKPAPAAPVPAAEFSAPAPAQPAAPQTPRPSGATPGPRPTNARPAPAGGQRDGGRGGERPARPAGQGAPRPGGNRPSGPRPGNNPFTSGGSTGMARPQAPRPGGAPRPGGGQDRPGGPRPQGGPGGAPRPQGQGGARPSPGGMPRPQGGAPRPGGAPSGNRPNPGMMPQRPAASPRPGGGPGGGGRGPGGGAGRPGGGARPGGGGFAGRPAGPGGGGRPGGGGGFGGRPGGGAPGGGFGGRPGFAGRPGGPGGRGGTQGAFGRPGGPARRGRKSKRQRRQEYEAMQAPSVGGVMLPRGNGQAVRLSRGASLTDFAEKINANPASLVAVMMNLGEMVTATQSVSDETLKLLADEMNYVLEIVSPEEEDRELLESFDIEFGEDEGGEEALVSRPPVVTVMGHVDHGKTRLLDAIRKTNVIAGEAGGITQHIGAYQVSSEVNGEDRRITFIDTPGHEAFTAMRARGAKSTDIAILVVAANDGVMPQTIEALNHVKAAGVPIVVAVNKIDVEGADPTKVRGQLTEFGLVAEEYGGDTMFVDISAKQGLNIDSLLEAVVLTADASLDLRANPEQDAQGIAIESHLDKGRGAVSTVLVQRGTLRIGDTMVVGDAYGRVRAMLDDNGNNLEEAGPSTPVLVLGLTNVPGAGDNFLVVDEDRTARQIAEKRAARERNANFARKGVRFSLENLDEALKAGLVQELNLIIKGDASGSVEALESSLLQLDVGEEVDIRVLHRGVGAVTESDIDLATGSDAIVIGFNVRAAGRAAQMAEREGVDVRYYSVIYQAIEEIEAALKGMLKPEYEEVELGTAEIREIFRSSKLGNIAGVLVRSGEVKRNTKARLLRDGKVIAENLNISGLRRFKDDVTEIREGFEGGINLGNFNDIKIDDVIATYEMREKPRG
- the truB gene encoding tRNA pseudouridine(55) synthase TruB, translating into MTQLNTVPDGLVIVDKPSGFTSHDVVAKMRGIAKTRRVGHAGTLDPMATGVLVLGVEKATKMLGHLALTEKEYLGTIRLGQNTVTDDAEGEITSSADASAVTREAIDAGVAQQTGALMQVPSKVSAIKIDGKRSYARVRGGEEFDIPARPVTVSSFRVYDVRPAVADDGTPVVDLVVSVVCSSGTYIRAIARDLGAATGVGGHLTALRRTRVGPYGLDTARTLDQLQEELTVMPAADAAAAAFPRWDVDERRARLLLNGVRLDMPGYPAGAVAAFGPDERLLALVEEENGKAKSLAVFG
- a CDS encoding YlxR family protein; the protein is MSGRTVDRACPERTCVGCRERTVKSELLRIVVVGGRCVPDPRGTLPGRGAYLHPAPVCLDLAVRRRAFSRAFKARGPLDSAELTQYVGQAAP
- a CDS encoding DUF503 domain-containing protein produces the protein MFVGTLSFDLLLGDVRSLKEKRSVVRPIVAELQRRFAVSAAEVGDQDLHRRARIGLAVVSGGTEHLTDVLDRCERLVAARPEVELLSVRRRLHGDEDD
- the rbfA gene encoding 30S ribosome-binding factor RbfA; translated protein: MADNARAKKLADLIQEVVAEKLQRGIKDPRLGTHVTITDTRVTGDLREATVFYTVYGDDEERASAAAGLESAKGILRSAVGAAAGTKFTPTLAFVADALPESAKAIEDLLDRARASDAKVREASSGAAYAGGADPYRKPEDEADEAAASGDDDGDNASA